A single region of the Pectinophora gossypiella chromosome 2, ilPecGoss1.1, whole genome shotgun sequence genome encodes:
- the LOC126378111 gene encoding uncharacterized protein LOC126378111 isoform X1 produces MLVPWLWVAPLLAVAAADPGSSLRGAVEALQRRQRSHRGPVIPAPDYDTLYEFIPPGYPDPDYTVDIEDVEDEPSPKYIVKLLEENDRNPETYDYKIIKKKNSRLEPGPRKESAFRERSHHSDNDRLRDLFAERNEVEEDRKNEILQEKAANDAEYALLLGQLWSKYRSNKEQQQHQRENTENAPQGVVKLYKEKVVKKRYPDNWGPIAFKRKRSSDPDNRPIPSDFESERKAAGTPDANYNSYDVSDEDKDDWREEYAIAFQPLDDESLTDLTDDDQYSYEPVEKRFPVTKRSSGPYDFNNQKKRFAQSQKHEKSKSFRSSAGTDPRIIKDLSKIFGDMYIKNPVKRSADNEENHEGKPPKVTALTHNSTLGHDNSTKYDEDSHEHHGHNLHHPGISGKETEPTHDHDHTHDHAHAHAHAHDHDHAHQEKPKVIRKKSIDWSDYFGIDKRSKKFVNDVNQDRLRKQYFDTFNKEVISPVNSFRKHNFVKRNYVEPKPNEETEIQIEQAHIETSHNDDKRDTAKENDSKLDNIDKKLRNMEGMLVDDALRYSEVDEELDSKEEQEMKEKLLSRLAAAYSLEKMRKALKEFKQSLQTQRTDSSSSTAMTTADEAKAKRVAVKKEKVELMNNEIPTYKGDTSDDFEEEQGAGQYLNGKNEQQFSEGYMGGSGRHRTPVVSTASDDFSGGATGSCPVLAKIVQRCRNVDLLAGDRGQLFLPLCSLHQICYICGDAPPTTCDLVFLSEADTTCEGDMGCQRAARSALMALRELHDNLADEMDGECEASPCLSATLKLNIPWQRALQR; encoded by the exons ATGTTGGTGCCATGGTTGTGGGTGGCACCGCTGCTGGCGGTGGCCGCTGCCGACCCCGGGTCTTCGCTGCGGGGCGCCGTGGAAGCCCTGCAGCGCCGTCAGCGCAGCCATAGGGGGCCCGTCATCCCTGCCCCAGACTACGATACGCTCTATGAGTTTATACCGCCTGGATACCCTG ATCCCGATTACACAGTAGATATTGAAGACGTTGAGGACGAACCATCGCCAAAGTACATCGTGAAACTTCTGGAAGAAAACGACCGTAATCCAGAGACTTACGACTACAAAATTATTAAGAAAAAGAATTCTCGCCTGGAACCTGGTCCTAGGAAGGAATCTGCTTTTCGTGAACGGAGCCATCATTCTGATAATGACAGGTTGAGAGACTTATTTGCAGAAAGGAATGAAGTAGAGGAAGACAGAAAAAATGAAATACTACAAGAGAAGGCTGCGAACGATGCTGAGTACGCTTTACTTCTAGGCCAACTTTGGTCTAAATACAGGAGCAACAAAGAGCAGCAACAACACCAACGTGAAAATACCGAAAACGCCCCTCAAGGCGTTGTTAAACTGTATAAGGAGAAGGTTGTTAAGAAGCGATATCCTGATAATTGGGGGCCAATAGCTTTCAAAAGGAAGCGTAGTTCAGACCCCGATAACCGACCCATTCCATCGGACTTTGAGTCAGAAAGAAAAGCAGCTGGTACTCCCGATGCGAACTATAATTCTTATGACGTTTCTGATGAAGACAAAGACGACTGGCGAGAGGAATACGCTATCGCTTTTCAACCTTTAGATGATGAGTCTTTGACAGATCTTACTGATGACGATCAGTATTCTTACGAACCAGTAGAAAAACGGTTTCCTGTAACAAAACGTAGCAGTGGCCCCTATGACTTTAATAATCAAAAGAAAAGGTTTGCCCAAAGTCAAAAACAtgagaaatcaaaatcatttcgTAGTAGCGCAGGCACTGATCCCAGGATCATAAAGGACTTGTCTAAGATATTTGGAGATATGTATATTAAAAATCCCGTCAAACGAAGTGCTGATAACGAAGAAAATCATGAGGGAAAGCCTCCAAAGGTGACTGCGTTAACTCACAACAGCACTCTTGGACATGATAACTCGACTAAGTATGATGAAGATAGTCACGAGCACCATGGCCACAATTTACATCACCCGGGGATATCAGGCAAAGAAACGGAACCCACACATGATCATGATCATACCCATGACCACGCACACGCCCACGCTCATGCTCATGACCATGACCATGCGCATCAAGAAAAGCCAAAAGTAATAAGGAAGAAGTCTATCGATTGGTCAGATTATTTCGGCATTGACAAACGAAGCAAGAAATTTGTTAATGACGTGAACCAAGATCGCTTAAGGAAGCAATACTTCGATACTTTTAACAAAGAAGTCATTTCTCCGGTAAACTCCTTTCGAAAACACAACTTCGTGAAGAGAAATTATGTTGAACCAAAACCAAATGAGGAAACTGAAATTCAAATTGAACAAGCCCACATTGAAACCAGTCACAATGATGACAAAAGAGATACAGCCAAAGAAAACGATTCAAAACTAGACAACATTGATAAGAAATTGAGAAACATGGAAGGAATGTTGGTAGATGACGCTTTGCGTTATTCTGAAGTTGACGAAGAGTTGGACTCTAAGGAAGAGCAGGAAATGAAAGAAAAGTTGCTATCTCGGCTTGCTGCAGCATATAGTCTTGAGAAGATGCGGAAAGCCCTTAAGGAATTCAAGCAAAGTCTCCAAACTCAGAGGACCGATAGTAGCTCGAGTACAGCGATGACTACTGCTGATGAAGCGAAGGCTAAGAGAGTTGCAGTGAAGAAGGAAAAGGTAGAACTCATGAATAATGAGATCCCCACGTACAAAGGCGATACAAGTGACGATTTTGAGGAGGAACAAGGCGCTGGACAAtatttaaatggaaaaaatgAGCAACAGTTTTCTGAAGGATATATGGGAGGCAGCGGCCGACATCGGACACCGGTTGTTTCTAcag CATCTGATGACTTTTCAGGAGGTGCAACCGGATCGTGCCCTGTGCTAGCGAAGATTGTGCAGCGTTGCCGCAACGTCGATTTGCTCGCCGGCGACCGTGGCCAACTGTTCTTGCCACTTTGCAGCTTACACCAGATTTGTTACATTTGC GGCGATGCACCACCAACAACCTGTGACCTGGTGTTCCTGTCAGAGGCAGATACGACCTGCGAAGGCGATATGGGCTGCCAAAGAGCTGCTCGTtcagcgctgatggctctccgAGAACTACACGACAACCTAGCTGATGAGATGGACGGCGAGTGCGAGGCTAGCCCCTGTCTCTCCGCCACCCTGAAGCTCAACATACCTTGGCAGCGAGCCCTCCAACGATAG
- the LOC126378111 gene encoding uncharacterized protein LOC126378111 isoform X2 gives MLVPWLWVAPLLAVAAADPGSSLRGAVEALQRRQRSHRGPVIPAPDYDTLYEFIPPGYPDPDYTVDIEDVEDEPSPKYIVKLLEENDRNPETYDYKIIKKKNSRLEPGPRKESAFRERSHHSDNDRLRDLFAERNEVEEDRKNEILQEKAANDAEYALLLGQLWSKYRSNKEQQQHQRENTENAPQGVVKLYKEKVVKKRYPDNWGPIAFKRKRSSDPDNRPIPSDFESERKAAGTPDANYNSYDVSDEDKDDWREEYAIAFQPLDDESLTDLTDDDQYSYEPVEKRFPVTKRSSGPYDFNNQKKRFAQSQKHEKSKSFRSSAGTDPRIIKDLSKIFGDMYIKNPVKRSADNEENHEGKPPKVTALTHNSTLGHDNSTKYDEDSHEHHGHNLHHPGISGKETEPTHDHDHTHDHAHAHAHAHDHDHAHQEKPKVIRKKSIDWSDYFGIDKRSKKFVNDVNQDRLRKQYFDTFNKEVISPVNSFRKHNFVKRNYVEPKPNEETEIQIEQAHIETSHNDDKRDTAKENDSKLDNIDKKLRNMEGMLVDDALRYSEVDEELDSKEEQEMKEKLLSRLAAAYSLEKMRKALKEFKQSLQTQRTDSSSSTAMTTADEAKAKRVAVKKEKVELMNNEIPTYKGDTSDDFEEEQGAGQYLNGKNEQQFSEGYMGGSGRHRTPVVSTGGATGSCPVLAKIVQRCRNVDLLAGDRGQLFLPLCSLHQICYICGDAPPTTCDLVFLSEADTTCEGDMGCQRAARSALMALRELHDNLADEMDGECEASPCLSATLKLNIPWQRALQR, from the exons ATGTTGGTGCCATGGTTGTGGGTGGCACCGCTGCTGGCGGTGGCCGCTGCCGACCCCGGGTCTTCGCTGCGGGGCGCCGTGGAAGCCCTGCAGCGCCGTCAGCGCAGCCATAGGGGGCCCGTCATCCCTGCCCCAGACTACGATACGCTCTATGAGTTTATACCGCCTGGATACCCTG ATCCCGATTACACAGTAGATATTGAAGACGTTGAGGACGAACCATCGCCAAAGTACATCGTGAAACTTCTGGAAGAAAACGACCGTAATCCAGAGACTTACGACTACAAAATTATTAAGAAAAAGAATTCTCGCCTGGAACCTGGTCCTAGGAAGGAATCTGCTTTTCGTGAACGGAGCCATCATTCTGATAATGACAGGTTGAGAGACTTATTTGCAGAAAGGAATGAAGTAGAGGAAGACAGAAAAAATGAAATACTACAAGAGAAGGCTGCGAACGATGCTGAGTACGCTTTACTTCTAGGCCAACTTTGGTCTAAATACAGGAGCAACAAAGAGCAGCAACAACACCAACGTGAAAATACCGAAAACGCCCCTCAAGGCGTTGTTAAACTGTATAAGGAGAAGGTTGTTAAGAAGCGATATCCTGATAATTGGGGGCCAATAGCTTTCAAAAGGAAGCGTAGTTCAGACCCCGATAACCGACCCATTCCATCGGACTTTGAGTCAGAAAGAAAAGCAGCTGGTACTCCCGATGCGAACTATAATTCTTATGACGTTTCTGATGAAGACAAAGACGACTGGCGAGAGGAATACGCTATCGCTTTTCAACCTTTAGATGATGAGTCTTTGACAGATCTTACTGATGACGATCAGTATTCTTACGAACCAGTAGAAAAACGGTTTCCTGTAACAAAACGTAGCAGTGGCCCCTATGACTTTAATAATCAAAAGAAAAGGTTTGCCCAAAGTCAAAAACAtgagaaatcaaaatcatttcgTAGTAGCGCAGGCACTGATCCCAGGATCATAAAGGACTTGTCTAAGATATTTGGAGATATGTATATTAAAAATCCCGTCAAACGAAGTGCTGATAACGAAGAAAATCATGAGGGAAAGCCTCCAAAGGTGACTGCGTTAACTCACAACAGCACTCTTGGACATGATAACTCGACTAAGTATGATGAAGATAGTCACGAGCACCATGGCCACAATTTACATCACCCGGGGATATCAGGCAAAGAAACGGAACCCACACATGATCATGATCATACCCATGACCACGCACACGCCCACGCTCATGCTCATGACCATGACCATGCGCATCAAGAAAAGCCAAAAGTAATAAGGAAGAAGTCTATCGATTGGTCAGATTATTTCGGCATTGACAAACGAAGCAAGAAATTTGTTAATGACGTGAACCAAGATCGCTTAAGGAAGCAATACTTCGATACTTTTAACAAAGAAGTCATTTCTCCGGTAAACTCCTTTCGAAAACACAACTTCGTGAAGAGAAATTATGTTGAACCAAAACCAAATGAGGAAACTGAAATTCAAATTGAACAAGCCCACATTGAAACCAGTCACAATGATGACAAAAGAGATACAGCCAAAGAAAACGATTCAAAACTAGACAACATTGATAAGAAATTGAGAAACATGGAAGGAATGTTGGTAGATGACGCTTTGCGTTATTCTGAAGTTGACGAAGAGTTGGACTCTAAGGAAGAGCAGGAAATGAAAGAAAAGTTGCTATCTCGGCTTGCTGCAGCATATAGTCTTGAGAAGATGCGGAAAGCCCTTAAGGAATTCAAGCAAAGTCTCCAAACTCAGAGGACCGATAGTAGCTCGAGTACAGCGATGACTACTGCTGATGAAGCGAAGGCTAAGAGAGTTGCAGTGAAGAAGGAAAAGGTAGAACTCATGAATAATGAGATCCCCACGTACAAAGGCGATACAAGTGACGATTTTGAGGAGGAACAAGGCGCTGGACAAtatttaaatggaaaaaatgAGCAACAGTTTTCTGAAGGATATATGGGAGGCAGCGGCCGACATCGGACACCGGTTGTTTCTAcag GAGGTGCAACCGGATCGTGCCCTGTGCTAGCGAAGATTGTGCAGCGTTGCCGCAACGTCGATTTGCTCGCCGGCGACCGTGGCCAACTGTTCTTGCCACTTTGCAGCTTACACCAGATTTGTTACATTTGC GGCGATGCACCACCAACAACCTGTGACCTGGTGTTCCTGTCAGAGGCAGATACGACCTGCGAAGGCGATATGGGCTGCCAAAGAGCTGCTCGTtcagcgctgatggctctccgAGAACTACACGACAACCTAGCTGATGAGATGGACGGCGAGTGCGAGGCTAGCCCCTGTCTCTCCGCCACCCTGAAGCTCAACATACCTTGGCAGCGAGCCCTCCAACGATAG